A genomic stretch from Prochlorococcus marinus str. MIT 9312 includes:
- the dnaK gene encoding molecular chaperone DnaK, translating to MGQIVGIDLGTTNSVVGVIEAGRPIVIANSEGSRTTPSIVGFTKDKEIVIGDQARRQLVLNPKNTFYNLKRFIGSDWDELDDTSISVPYNVKSNNTGNVRVLSPNTEREYAPEELVSSLIRKLINDAETYLGDTVDSAVITVPAYFNESQRQATKDSAILAGIKVDRILNEPTAAALAYGFEKSSSNNVLVFDLGGGTFDVSLLKISNGVFDVKATCGDTQLGGNNFDSKIVDWLAEKFLAKHDIDLRRDRQALQRLTEAAEKAKCELSGLLKTKISLPFITTSKEGPLHIEETLDRKIFESLSQDLLDRLLEPVQIAIDDSGWNAEDIDEVVLVGGSTRIPMVQQLVKTLVPNDPCQSVNPDEVVAIGAAIQSGIISGDLQDLLLNDVTPLSLGLETIGGLMKVLIPRNTPIPVRQSDVFSTSEANQSSVVVQVRQGERPLASENKSLGKFKLSGIPPAPRGIPQVQVAFDIDANGLLEVSATDRTTGRKQTVTISGGSNLNEQEIKSIIEEAKSKANEDRKRRSVIDRKNSALTLIAQAERRLRDASLEFGPYGAERQQRAVELAIQDVEEFIDDDDPQELEISVSALQEALFGLNRKFATERKTDNNPLQGIKNTFGSLKDELFSDDYWDDDPWDNQMNRNYRNSRYGNSRDDDPWDNDYFL from the coding sequence ATGGGGCAAATAGTTGGAATTGATTTAGGTACTACTAACTCTGTTGTCGGAGTTATAGAAGCCGGTCGTCCAATAGTTATTGCAAATTCTGAAGGTTCTAGAACTACACCTTCAATAGTTGGTTTTACAAAAGACAAAGAAATAGTAATAGGTGACCAAGCAAGAAGACAACTTGTTTTGAATCCAAAGAATACCTTTTATAATTTAAAAAGATTTATTGGTAGCGACTGGGATGAACTTGATGATACAAGTATTTCAGTTCCTTATAATGTCAAGTCAAATAATACTGGAAATGTTAGGGTTCTTAGTCCAAATACAGAAAGAGAGTATGCTCCTGAAGAGTTAGTGAGCTCTTTAATTAGAAAATTAATCAACGATGCCGAAACATATCTAGGTGATACTGTTGACTCTGCAGTAATTACTGTCCCTGCCTACTTTAATGAATCTCAAAGACAAGCCACAAAGGATTCTGCAATTTTAGCTGGTATCAAAGTAGATAGAATCCTAAATGAACCTACTGCAGCTGCTCTAGCTTATGGTTTTGAAAAAAGTTCCTCTAATAATGTTTTGGTTTTTGATTTAGGGGGAGGAACATTCGATGTTTCATTATTAAAAATCTCTAATGGTGTATTTGATGTTAAAGCCACCTGTGGAGATACCCAACTAGGAGGAAACAACTTTGACTCAAAAATAGTAGATTGGCTTGCTGAAAAATTTCTGGCTAAACATGATATAGATCTAAGAAGGGATAGACAAGCTTTGCAGAGATTAACTGAAGCTGCTGAAAAGGCGAAATGTGAATTATCAGGTTTGCTAAAAACAAAAATATCATTACCTTTTATAACCACTAGTAAAGAGGGGCCATTACATATTGAAGAGACCTTAGATAGAAAAATATTTGAATCATTATCCCAAGATCTTTTAGACAGATTATTAGAGCCTGTGCAAATAGCCATAGATGACTCTGGATGGAACGCAGAAGATATAGATGAAGTAGTTCTTGTCGGTGGCAGCACAAGAATTCCAATGGTTCAACAATTAGTCAAGACTCTTGTTCCTAATGATCCTTGTCAATCTGTTAATCCAGATGAAGTCGTTGCAATTGGCGCTGCAATACAATCCGGAATTATTAGTGGTGATTTACAAGATTTACTGCTAAATGACGTTACACCTTTATCTTTAGGTTTAGAGACTATTGGTGGTCTTATGAAGGTACTTATACCTCGTAATACACCAATACCAGTAAGACAATCTGATGTTTTTAGTACATCAGAAGCTAATCAATCTTCAGTTGTAGTTCAAGTAAGGCAAGGTGAAAGGCCATTAGCTTCTGAAAATAAGTCACTTGGTAAATTTAAGTTATCAGGAATACCACCAGCACCTAGAGGAATACCGCAAGTTCAGGTAGCATTTGATATTGATGCTAATGGTCTTTTAGAAGTGAGTGCAACTGATAGAACAACTGGTAGAAAGCAAACAGTAACAATTTCTGGAGGTTCTAATTTAAATGAACAAGAAATCAAATCGATAATTGAAGAAGCTAAATCAAAAGCTAATGAAGATAGAAAGAGGAGATCTGTCATTGATAGAAAAAATAGTGCTTTAACTCTTATTGCTCAAGCTGAGAGAAGGCTTAGGGATGCTTCTTTAGAATTTGGACCTTATGGAGCTGAAAGACAACAACGAGCTGTAGAATTAGCCATTCAAGATGTAGAAGAATTCATAGATGATGATGATCCTCAAGAATTAGAAATTTCAGTAAGTGCTCTCCAAGAAGCATTATTTGGTTTGAACAGAAAATTTGCAACAGAAAGGAAAACTGATAATAATCCATTACAGGGTATTAAAAATACATTTGGATCACTAAAGGATGAACTGTTTTCAGATGACTATTGGGATGATGATCCTTGGGATAATCAAATGAATAGAAATTATAGAAATTCGAGGTATGGTAATTCTAGGGATGATGATCCATGGGACAATGACTATTTCCTCTAA
- a CDS encoding DnaJ C-terminal domain-containing protein gives MVILGMMIHGTMTISSKKDYLSILGLSHDYDDNELKKAFRREARKWHPDLNKNDLNAEERFKLINEAYEYLRDPNKRNDNSEVNIREDYENNNFKTGFPDFQDYLDSLFGYEYNSKNYEENNNGSFEDESINIDNEEFNNYEYPTTSPEEPPPVKLHQDIETIIELTPDEALRGASILIELEDQTVVEVDTPPFAGDGWRLRLENIARGGKDHYLQLKVQTESGLRIDGLRVLYKLELFPHDALLGCAVEVPTLDGNVTLQVPPKSSTGRMLRLKGRGLTFEENVGDQYVEILVVIPADINDEEIALYTRLQELSLSDS, from the coding sequence ATGGTAATTCTAGGGATGATGATCCATGGGACAATGACTATTTCCTCTAAAAAAGACTATTTGTCTATTTTGGGTTTATCCCATGATTATGACGATAATGAACTTAAAAAAGCCTTTAGAAGAGAAGCAAGAAAATGGCATCCAGATTTAAATAAAAATGATCTAAATGCAGAAGAAAGATTTAAATTAATTAACGAAGCATACGAATATCTACGTGATCCAAATAAAAGAAATGATAATTCGGAGGTAAATATTCGGGAAGACTACGAAAATAACAATTTCAAGACAGGTTTTCCTGATTTCCAAGATTATCTTGATTCATTATTTGGATATGAATACAACTCTAAGAATTATGAAGAAAACAATAATGGATCATTTGAGGATGAATCGATAAATATAGATAATGAAGAATTTAATAATTATGAATACCCTACAACATCTCCAGAAGAACCACCTCCAGTTAAACTCCATCAAGATATTGAAACAATTATCGAATTAACTCCTGATGAGGCCTTACGTGGAGCTTCAATTTTAATAGAACTTGAGGATCAAACTGTAGTTGAAGTTGATACACCTCCTTTCGCTGGAGATGGATGGAGATTAAGACTTGAAAATATTGCAAGAGGAGGAAAAGATCATTATTTACAGTTAAAAGTTCAAACCGAGAGTGGTCTAAGAATTGATGGTTTACGAGTTCTTTATAAATTAGAGTTGTTCCCTCATGATGCTCTTCTTGGATGTGCAGTAGAGGTTCCTACCCTTGATGGAAATGTTACCCTTCAAGTACCTCCAAAATCATCTACCGGAAGAATGTTACGTTTGAAGGGTAGGGGTTTAACGTTCGAAGAAAATGTAGGTGATCAATATGTTGAAATCTTGGTAGTTATACCAGCTGATATTAATGATGAAGAAATTGCTTTATATACAAGATTACAAGAATTATCACTTTCTGATTCTTAA
- a CDS encoding DUF3110 domain-containing protein encodes MNAFVLLYNSGTDKEGIHSIELKGRTIVLMFEDKEDATRYCGLLEAQDFPLPTVEMIDIEEIKNFCIKLDYECKLVEKNFVPKTAEDRLLISPPQKNLEVDDWGRDINNKEKIDINTIKENLEKLL; translated from the coding sequence ATGAACGCATTTGTTCTTTTATATAATTCAGGAACAGATAAGGAAGGAATTCATTCAATCGAACTTAAAGGAAGAACTATAGTTCTTATGTTTGAAGACAAGGAAGATGCAACAAGATACTGTGGTCTACTTGAAGCTCAAGATTTCCCTCTACCAACAGTCGAAATGATCGACATAGAAGAAATAAAAAATTTTTGTATTAAATTAGATTATGAATGTAAATTAGTGGAGAAGAATTTTGTTCCTAAAACAGCTGAAGATAGGTTACTAATTTCTCCACCCCAGAAAAATTTAGAAGTTGATGATTGGGGGAGGGACATTAATAATAAGGAAAAAATTGATATAAATACCATTAAGGAAAACCTTGAAAAGTTGCTTTAA
- a CDS encoding peptidylprolyl isomerase: protein MTKALFETELGNINIELFSDDAPNTVNNFTKLISDGFYDGLAFHRVIPGFMAQGGCPNTRDGASGMPGTGGPGYNIKCEINSNKHLKGSISMAHAGKDTGGSQFFIVYEPQPHLDGVHTVFGKTEDMDVVLKLTNGSKILKATLK, encoded by the coding sequence ATGACAAAAGCATTATTTGAAACAGAACTAGGGAACATTAATATTGAATTATTCTCTGATGATGCACCTAATACCGTTAACAACTTCACGAAGTTGATCAGTGATGGTTTTTATGATGGTCTTGCATTTCACAGAGTTATTCCTGGATTTATGGCTCAGGGTGGATGTCCAAATACTCGCGATGGAGCATCAGGTATGCCTGGAACTGGAGGCCCTGGATATAACATTAAATGTGAAATTAATTCAAATAAACATCTAAAAGGTTCAATTTCTATGGCACATGCAGGCAAGGATACTGGTGGTAGTCAGTTTTTCATTGTTTATGAACCACAGCCTCATCTCGATGGAGTTCATACTGTTTTTGGTAAGACAGAAGATATGGATGTCGTGCTTAAGCTTACTAACGGTTCAAAAATTCTAAAGGCAACTCTAAAGTAG
- the ribBA gene encoding bifunctional 3,4-dihydroxy-2-butanone-4-phosphate synthase/GTP cyclohydrolase II yields the protein MKETSPKSNNGTILDINESFKIEFDPISDALAAIRNGECIIVVDDERRENEGDLICAAQFATPQQINFMATEGRGLICLAMQGEKLDSLDLPLMVDRNTDKNQTAFTISIDAGPENNVSTGISAEDRAKTIQVAINPNTKPDDLRRPGHIFPLRAKKGGVLKRAGHTEAAVDIAAMSGLYPAGVICEIQNPDGSMSRLPQLKEYAKQWGMKLISIADLISYRFQTERFVFRKSDAVLPSIFGNFKAYGYINELDGSEHVALVKQKSKKLSEPVLVRMHSECLTGDAFGSLRCDCRPQLEAALSRIEKEEEGVVVYLRQEGRGIGLINKLKAYSLQDGGLDTVEANEKLGFPADLRNYGVGAQILTDLGIKKLKLLTNNPRKIAGLGGYGIEVIERVPLMICPNDNNAEYLSVKRTKLGHMIDVDNSNFRNIDPFISIFLDGNYKSIHLVPIKNKVNKFCKDQNINIKLESTPRLLAFWNRPKLVWRIIHDRNRTNTNITDEEIKNIELLIEFLSKYEDSKKIGIIVSRNIEQALHPKNSIKLINTKFTINNEILYSSTRKFNLDKETFSIVFEG from the coding sequence ATGAAAGAAACAAGTCCCAAATCAAATAATGGAACAATTTTGGATATAAATGAATCTTTTAAAATTGAATTTGATCCTATAAGCGATGCATTAGCTGCAATAAGAAATGGTGAATGCATAATTGTGGTAGATGATGAAAGAAGAGAAAATGAGGGTGATTTAATTTGCGCCGCTCAGTTTGCTACTCCTCAACAAATTAATTTTATGGCTACTGAGGGAAGGGGCCTTATATGCCTAGCTATGCAAGGAGAAAAACTTGACTCCTTAGATTTACCCTTAATGGTGGATAGAAACACAGACAAGAATCAAACAGCTTTTACGATATCAATTGATGCTGGCCCTGAAAATAATGTATCGACTGGTATTTCAGCTGAAGACAGAGCCAAAACAATACAAGTTGCTATAAATCCAAATACAAAACCTGATGATTTAAGGAGGCCAGGACATATTTTTCCATTAAGAGCTAAAAAAGGGGGAGTTTTAAAAAGGGCAGGACATACAGAAGCGGCAGTAGATATTGCAGCAATGTCAGGACTATATCCAGCTGGAGTAATTTGTGAAATACAAAATCCTGATGGTTCAATGTCAAGACTTCCACAACTTAAAGAGTATGCAAAACAGTGGGGGATGAAATTAATATCAATAGCCGATTTAATAAGTTATCGATTTCAAACTGAAAGATTTGTTTTTAGAAAATCCGATGCTGTTCTTCCAAGTATTTTTGGAAATTTCAAAGCATATGGATACATTAATGAACTTGATGGTTCAGAGCACGTTGCATTAGTTAAACAAAAATCAAAAAAATTAAGCGAACCTGTATTAGTAAGAATGCATTCAGAATGCCTAACTGGCGATGCTTTTGGTTCATTACGTTGCGATTGTAGACCACAGTTAGAGGCTGCTTTATCAAGGATAGAAAAGGAAGAAGAGGGCGTTGTTGTTTACTTGAGACAAGAAGGTAGAGGTATTGGTCTTATAAATAAATTAAAAGCTTACAGCTTACAGGATGGTGGATTAGACACAGTAGAAGCTAATGAAAAATTAGGATTTCCTGCTGATCTAAGAAATTATGGAGTAGGAGCACAGATATTAACTGATCTAGGTATAAAAAAATTAAAATTATTAACAAATAATCCTAGAAAGATTGCTGGATTAGGAGGTTATGGAATTGAAGTTATTGAGAGAGTTCCATTAATGATTTGTCCAAATGATAATAATGCTGAATATTTAAGTGTTAAGAGAACAAAGCTTGGCCATATGATTGATGTAGATAATTCTAATTTCAGGAATATTGATCCATTTATATCTATTTTTCTTGACGGAAACTATAAATCAATTCATCTAGTTCCAATAAAAAATAAGGTTAATAAATTCTGTAAGGATCAAAACATTAATATTAAACTGGAAAGTACTCCAAGATTATTGGCTTTTTGGAATCGACCAAAATTAGTATGGAGAATCATACACGATCGAAATAGAACTAATACTAATATTACCGACGAAGAAATAAAGAATATAGAATTATTAATTGAGTTTTTATCTAAATACGAAGATAGTAAAAAAATTGGGATTATTGTTTCTAGAAATATTGAACAAGCATTACATCCCAAAAATAGCATCAAACTTATCAATACTAAATTTACTATTAATAATGAAATTCTATATTCATCTACAAGAAAATTTAATTTAGATAAAGAGACATTTAGTATAGTTTTTGAAGGCTAA
- the argC gene encoding N-acetyl-gamma-glutamyl-phosphate reductase: protein MNVAIVGATGYGGIQAVNLLKNNKNYKISFLGGNKTSGSKWNDNFPFIYLDTDPYIEKISVENISKNSDVALLCLPNGISSTLTRKLLDRGVKVIDLSADYRYKSLVEWEKVYSKEAVAFKRNDDDLCKEAVYGLPEINKEAISNGRLISCPGCYPTSALIPLVPYLSQGIIENEGIVIDSKSGTSGGGREPNQKLLLSECGEGLSAYGLINHRHTSEIEQVASLISGNKIELLFTPHLVPISRGMHSTIYGRLRDPGLTSDDCRILLDNYYRNFKNITVLPVGTFPSTKWVKNTNQIFLSVKVDIRNGRIVILSVIDNLLKGQTGQAIQNLNIMSGFSMDDGLELTNNFP, encoded by the coding sequence ATGAATGTTGCAATAGTAGGTGCTACTGGTTACGGCGGTATTCAAGCGGTAAATCTTTTAAAAAATAATAAAAACTACAAAATCTCATTTTTAGGCGGTAATAAAACTTCTGGGTCAAAGTGGAATGATAACTTCCCTTTTATTTATCTTGATACCGATCCTTATATAGAAAAAATATCAGTAGAGAATATCTCAAAGAATTCTGATGTAGCTTTGCTTTGTTTACCTAATGGTATATCTTCTACTTTGACAAGGAAATTATTAGATAGAGGAGTTAAAGTTATTGATTTATCAGCAGATTATAGATATAAGTCGCTAGTTGAATGGGAAAAAGTATATTCAAAAGAAGCTGTTGCTTTTAAAAGGAATGATGATGATTTATGTAAAGAAGCAGTCTACGGTCTTCCTGAAATAAATAAAGAAGCAATTTCAAATGGAAGATTAATTTCATGTCCAGGTTGTTATCCAACATCGGCTCTTATTCCTCTAGTTCCTTATCTTTCGCAAGGAATTATTGAAAATGAAGGTATAGTTATTGATTCTAAAAGCGGAACTTCTGGAGGTGGGAGAGAACCAAACCAAAAGCTACTCTTATCAGAATGTGGAGAAGGACTGTCAGCATATGGATTGATAAACCATAGACATACTTCAGAGATCGAGCAAGTAGCATCATTAATTTCTGGAAATAAAATCGAACTTCTTTTTACTCCTCATTTGGTTCCAATTTCAAGGGGTATGCATTCGACTATATATGGGAGATTAAGAGATCCTGGATTAACATCAGATGATTGCAGAATTCTTTTGGATAATTATTATAGGAATTTTAAGAATATTACAGTCTTACCTGTAGGTACATTCCCATCCACAAAATGGGTAAAAAATACAAACCAAATTTTCCTTTCTGTTAAAGTTGATATTCGAAATGGAAGAATAGTTATTTTATCTGTAATTGACAATTTGTTAAAAGGACAGACTGGGCAGGCAATTCAAAATTTAAATATTATGAGTGGATTTTCAATGGATGATGGCCTTGAGTTAACTAATAACTTTCCATAA
- the purN gene encoding phosphoribosylglycinamide formyltransferase produces the protein MDKSFNYIISPEISKFRRFSPKLKIGVLASGKGTNFQELINLSGKGELDLEIKILITNKEDAGCIKRAVKAEIPHKIIRSEDFSHKELFELEIINTLINHDVELVVMAGWMKIVTPFFINKFKNKIINIHPSLLPAYKGGSAIKDSILNGSKITGCSVHFVEEEVDSGSLIMQAALSIQHDDNIETLSKKIQILEHKILPQSISHAGFLIRSNFMESY, from the coding sequence TTGGATAAATCATTTAATTACATAATTTCGCCTGAGATATCTAAATTTAGAAGATTTTCACCAAAATTAAAAATTGGAGTACTTGCTTCTGGGAAGGGAACAAACTTTCAGGAGTTAATTAATCTCTCAGGAAAAGGAGAATTAGACCTAGAAATAAAAATTCTAATTACAAACAAAGAAGATGCTGGTTGTATAAAAAGAGCGGTAAAAGCTGAAATACCTCATAAAATAATAAGAAGTGAAGACTTTTCTCATAAAGAACTATTTGAATTAGAAATTATAAATACATTAATTAATCATGATGTTGAACTTGTAGTAATGGCTGGCTGGATGAAAATTGTCACTCCATTCTTTATTAACAAATTTAAGAATAAAATTATAAACATTCACCCATCATTACTTCCTGCATATAAAGGAGGTTCTGCAATAAAGGATTCGATATTAAATGGTTCAAAAATAACTGGTTGCTCAGTACATTTTGTTGAGGAGGAAGTGGATAGCGGTTCTCTTATAATGCAAGCTGCTTTATCAATCCAACACGACGACAATATTGAAACACTATCTAAAAAAATACAAATACTTGAACATAAAATTTTACCTCAATCAATCTCTCATGCTGGTTTTTTGATAAGAAGTAATTTTATGGAAAGTTATTAG